The DNA window GGAGCTGCTGACCAGCGGGGAGGTGCCCCAGGGGATGGACAGCGTGCTGGTGTCCATCCGGCCCGAGAAGATCTGGATCCAGAAGGAGGCGGGAGAAGGGGAGAACTGGTTCGAGGCGACCATCGAGGACGAGCTGTTCCAGGGGCCGACCGATCAGCTCCGCCTGAAGACGGCGGGGGGGCTGACCTTGACGGCGCTGGTGGCGAACGAGAGCGCGAGGCGATCCCCCGTCCACGCCGGGGATCGGGTGTGGTGTCACCTGCACCTCGACGACATCGTGTTCGTTCACGAGGATTGACGCGGGGGCAGTGTTTGACGCGCGGCGTTGGTGATGACGGCGCTGGTGATGAGAGCGCTGGTGATGACGGCGCTGGTGATGGGCGCGGGGTGAGGTCGGGGATGCCCAGGGGGGGAGGGGTCGGGTCACCGTGGCGCGAGCGCTGCGAAGGGCGTGACCCGCAGGGTGTGTGGTGTGTGGTGCCGGCACCTCATGAACGTGGGTTCGCTGCGCGCCGGTGCGAGGTGCCCGCCGACGTGGAAACAGGCGTACGATGGGAGGCATGGCCCTTGCGAATGGGGGCAACGTGCTTCCACGTCGATTCGCACTCCTCGCCTTCACACCGCTGACCCTCGCCGCGCTTCCCGGGGACGCTCATGCGAGCGGCGCCTGGTTGCCCAGTGCTGGGCAGGCCCCGGTCGAGCAGCGGGTGGCCGTCGCGGTCGGGCCGTCTCGGACCACGGTGTGGACCAGCATGCGCTTCGATGGCAGTGCGGGGCCGGTGGGCGTGGTCATCCCGGTGCCGTCGCTCTCGAGCCTGGATCTCAGCTCGGATGCATGGCTGGAGGCGCTGGACGTGGCGACGGCGCCGCGCATCTTTCCTCCGGCGGGTGAGCGTGGGACGTGTCCGGCAGATCCCGCTGCACCCGACGCGGTGCATGTCGTGTGTGACGAGGACCCTACCCAGACGCTCTCGCCGACGGAGATCACGGTGCTGGAGGATGCGGGCGCCGTCGCGTTGTGGGCAGCGCAGGGGGGGCTCACGCTCTCGCCCGGGACCGCCTCGGCGCTGGGAGGGGTGCAAGGAAAGCGGTTCGTGGCGGCGCGGTTCGTGGCACCGGGGGGCGCGGCGCTGACGCGGACGCTGCGCGTGGTGCTGCCCGGCGTCGAGCCGGTTCTGCCGCTCGCGCTCACCCAGGCGACGGCGGGTGATGTGCTGGTGACGGCGTGGTTCATCGGGGAAGGTCGCGCAGCCCTGCCGGAGTCGATGCCGGTGTCGGTGAACGAGGAGGCACTCACCTGGAACGCCGCGACGCTGGAGTCCGACTACGAGGACGAGCGGATGGCTGCTCTGGTGGCGGCGGGCCCGGAAGGCGCGGTGCTCGAGTGCTCCAGCCACGACGCGCTGGCGAGGAACGTGTCGCTCGGTGGCGCGGTGTCGATCGAGGGGGTGGTGACGTCGTACTTCGAGCGGGCGAAGAGCTATGGCGATGGCGATGCGTCGTCGTCCGCCTGTACGGCCGCGGCGGCGGTGGCGCTGAGCTCCTCGGCGAGGGTGTCGTGGAGCTGTCCCCGGGCCGCGCAGGGGGTGGTGGACGGGATGGACTCCTGCGTGGAGAGCGGGGCACCCGGCGAGATCGATCCCGAGCGGCTGCGCTGCGGGGCGGGGGCGGATGATCTCGCGGTGGCGCTCTCGGGGATGGCCGGGCAGGAGGCGAGGCTGACGCGCTACACCCTGCGGATTCCGTCGAATCAGCGAGGGGTGGACCAGCCGCTGGACTTCACGCCGGGTCCTCCGGTGAGCCCGGTGCTCACCGCCGACAGCGTGAGTACGGAGGACTGCGAAGGGGGCGTGAGCAGTAGCTCGAGCAGCTCCAGCAGCACGGGGGGCTCGAGTTCGGGCGGCGGGACGGGCGTTCCGTCGGGGGGCGCAGGGGGTACGATCTTCTACGACGAGACGTTCGTGCCGACGTACATGGGCTGCGGTTGCTCCGGAACGGCCGATACGGCCGACACGACGTACGACGACGGGGGGTGCAGCGGGGACACCTCCGACGGCTACGAGGGGACGGAGAGCGACGACGGGTGCAGCGGCGATTCGTCGGATGGGTACTACGAGGAAGACGACGGGTGCAGCGGGGACTCGTCGGACGGGTACGAGGGGACGGAGAGCGACGACGGGTGCAGTGGCGATTCGTCGGATGGGTACTACGAGGAAGACGACGGGTGCAGCGGGGACTCGTCGGACGGGTACTACGAGGAGGACGACGGAT is part of the Chondromyces crocatus genome and encodes:
- a CDS encoding DUF2330 domain-containing protein → MALANGGNVLPRRFALLAFTPLTLAALPGDAHASGAWLPSAGQAPVEQRVAVAVGPSRTTVWTSMRFDGSAGPVGVVIPVPSLSSLDLSSDAWLEALDVATAPRIFPPAGERGTCPADPAAPDAVHVVCDEDPTQTLSPTEITVLEDAGAVALWAAQGGLTLSPGTASALGGVQGKRFVAARFVAPGGAALTRTLRVVLPGVEPVLPLALTQATAGDVLVTAWFIGEGRAALPESMPVSVNEEALTWNAATLESDYEDERMAALVAAGPEGAVLECSSHDALARNVSLGGAVSIEGVVTSYFERAKSYGDGDASSSACTAAAAVALSSSARVSWSCPRAAQGVVDGMDSCVESGAPGEIDPERLRCGAGADDLAVALSGMAGQEARLTRYTLRIPSNQRGVDQPLDFTPGPPVSPVLTADSVSTEDCEGGVSSSSSSSSSTGGSSSGGGTGVPSGGAGGTIFYDETFVPTYMGCGCSGTADTADTTYDDGGCSGDTSDGYEGTESDDGCSGDSSDGYYEEDDGCSGDSSDGYEGTESDDGCSGDSSDGYYEEDDGCSGDSSDGYYEEDDGCSGDSTDSTSSDGCSSDTSDGTSADGCSSTEGGSSSDTSCDSGSSSGSTECSIASAKQGAQKRRGPRLSPMGLGMMAVIAPLRRLLRPRRRGDVAPGARERGTS